From Triticum aestivum cultivar Chinese Spring chromosome 7B, IWGSC CS RefSeq v2.1, whole genome shotgun sequence:
AACAAGTAAATgctggaaaaaaaatcaaagaaagtaGGTTTGTGCCACACAGGGAGCACAAGGTACATTTTGCTGATCATAAGAAAATAGCTAGTTATGTGCCTTGGTGGCCTAGCCGGCATGCATCAGTAGACAGATACTGACCAGCCGCCAACAAGATGGCATTTATTCATGGTGGCCATGTCGAGCTCACGTCGTATCAACGCCGATCAGGGCCTTTGCCTTGGTTACCATAGCACACAAAGCTCCCTGCTCCTCTGGAACCACCAACCACATGTAACATTCCACATTGGACAACGCTTCCATCATCCCGTTTTGGCTGAAGATGAGTGCGTAGCGAGGGCAGGATGCCACGATGGATAATGTGAGCTCAACCAGCATCCTTCTCATATCTGGAAATTCATCTGGGCTCGGTTTCTTGCGGGAGTTGAGTTCAGCCACCAGTTTCGTAACAAATGCTTGATCATTTGCAGACGAGTGAGGGATAATGCCTGCCCTGCAAATTTGTGAAGCCAGGCTGATCAGTGCCTCCACCAGCTTGCCCTCTGCATCCACTATTCTCCTCAAGACCTGCATATACGGTGCACCGAAAATGTTAGGCCACGTATGATTACTTCATGTTTATCAACTGCACGGCAATGAAATATATTAGAGTATAAACACAAGGCAAAATTAATAAGCCCTCAGGAGTAGTCCAAAATGGTAATAATTGTATGTGTAACTAGCAGGTTTTCTTACTGTCCACCACTCTTCTTCTGACGATCCAATTGTCTCCTAGCTATCATTTTCATATCAACTCTGGATGGAACTAATTATTTGTAAGAAAATGATGACCATAAAGTTTCAGAATGACAATGCATACAGAAAAACATTAATTATACAAAACTAAAAGGCAAAACATGTAACACAAAGGACTCGAGAGTACTAGGAAAGTCATAGGACTCACCACTGTCAACAAGGTAGACGACATGCAATCGTCTGAATCTTGATGGTTCAACACAAATGTTAGGTCACTTAGGATTTAATTCCTGGTTAGTTATTAATTCGATGGCTATTAAACACGTTAATTAGCATATAACAACAGTCATGTGTATGGGTTGCTAGTCCCAGATTCAAGATTGTGCGGTCTGCACATCAATTAGCCACTAGGAGCAGTCAACATGAAAAGCATAACGGTTTGCTTAACTAACAGTCCACCGCCCTTGTTCTGATCATCCAAGTGTCTGCAGGTAGCAATCATTTTGGTATTGGTGTCATTATAATTGGACATTCCAATTAAAGGAGGTACAACACTGGAAGGCACTAAGTATTGGTAAGAAAATGACAACCTAAAGAAATTTACAATGACATTATTTGggaaaaaaactaaaaagaaaaacatgGCGCGTAAAAAAAAGACTCAATAGACAATTAAAGAATCAAAAGTTCTATCAGTTTCAGAGAACTCACCACGGTAAGGGTAGAGGACAGTGCATTGTTTGGACCTTGATGGTGCAACACTAATTCCCTGGAGTTTTGGCACAACCTCTGAAGTAGACTTGCCACAGAGTATATGTGCTGACCATGCTCCATCTTGTTGGCGAGATCCCCTATAAGGTCGTAACTCGTTTCATCCAACATAGCAAAGCAGTTGCCAGGGCAATCCATTGCTAGCATTGCGAGTGCTTCCCCTGCCTCTGCTCGCAATGGGTTCTCATCATCCCCAAGGAACTCTTTCACCAGCTTGTCGATGATAACCTGGAATGCCCCAATCTTGTGCCTAGTTTTCTTATCAATGGAGGTCTTGGCGATCTTGGCAATGATATACATAGCCAGCTTCGATTGTTCTAGGTAGCTTGGGTTGGCCTCCAGCTCCAAGATCTTGGTAAGGTTGCCAAACAGGAAAGGGTTCTCAGAAATCTCTTGCCGCAGTGTCATGCCGGTTTTCCCATTGATGCTTGCAAGCTTGGCAACTAATTTCAATGATGAAGTAGTGATCTCATCCAGCTGCACTGCTGTTGTGCCAGTAATGCAGTTTATGAACCCTATGATCTTTGGGAGAAGCTCCATTGCTCTGCTGATTTCAGCGCAGTTGTGGAGATCATGAGCAAGCCCTTCAAGTATCTGCATGCCCAATACAGGGAGTGAGTCATTATGCTCCGAGTCCTTGTGTGGAATCGACATCAGCTTTTCGATGTGTTCCCCAAATCTGCATATCCCCTCCATCAGAAAAAGTAAGAATTGGTAACTACGAGATCGACTTGCCATTACTGGTGCGTTCCCTCCCTCAATGTCCAGCGGTAAAAAACTTAGAGCAGTGCGCATTCTCGTTTGTTGTCTACCATTGTTCCTTCTGTTATTGTCCACTATTGGAGAACTTGAAGCATTGGTGATTTGCTGATTATCTACATTACCGACCACAACCTGGGCTGGAACTTCCTGTATAATAGGTTGATCTTGGGCATCAAGAAGTAAAGATACCTTCTGCATAGTTCCGGGAATCCCCACGATCCGTAGGTTTGGAGCAAGATGAGCGGTGACCTTTGTGGCGAATCGCTGGATATCTGCATCTTCTGTGGCTGTCCAGCCCAGCATGCTAATCAAGGTGGTCGCTGCCTTGGTGGAGGTGGTGATCAGGGAGATAATCTTTGTGTCATTGGAGCTGGAGGTCGTATGATTTTGCAGAAAGGCGGCCAAGATGCGGACTGCGGCACACTTCTTCTCCCGTGACGCCTTGGTGTTCAGGGAGTCCACAGCAAAGGTGACAAGGCTCATCTTCTTGGTAGTGTCGAACACACTTTCTTGCAAGAAAGAGTCAAAGGCTTGTTCATAGTAGAGGTCAATGGATTCCATGCCCAACTTATCTGTGAGTCCATAATGAAGAGCCAGTTTTCTCCGATACAAGAAAGATGACGACTCCAGTATGCACGCCAACATATAGAGTGCCCCTTGGCACATCACCAATGTGTACAACATCTGCACTGCTAGCTTGACGTTTTTGTTTTCGGTGCCGTGAACTTCAATATCCTTCGTCACAAGCCACACATAGGAGAAGATGATTCGTGCCAGAGCCATTGGAATTTGTAGGTTGCCTCGCACCAGTGTGCTTAACAGCACCAGCTTGCCCATAGGCCCAAACCATACCAACAGTCTCAAAAGTACTAAACAAAGCAATACGAGACGGATTAGTTGCGCTGCTACTTTAACTATTCTGTCATACGGAAAACCATGTCCCGGCAATCTCAACCTCGCTAAAATGTAGATGAAGAACCATAGAAGAATCAGTTTGTAATTCATCCATCCAAAGCCGCAAAAACCGTCCGAGCAATATCCTTCTATATAGTGGCCTGCAATCCAAATTACTAGGAGAGCAGTTGCGGGACTGAAGTGCAACACTATGTTGCTTTTTTTCGCGCTAATGTAACCAATAAGCCTGTAAAACCTCAGCTTGCGTACTATCACCACTAACACCAGTAGTAAAAAGCCATCACTATCCTGGAGCACTAAAATTGATAAGAGACGGTGAATTATATGAAGAGCTGGTACCATCAACACACATGCCGTCATTATAGCTGCATTCGCATAATACAGACATCCGCTTCTAGTGTCTAGCCCCACCCTTTTGAGCTTGATGCCTCCTGTAGTTTTGAATAGAAATTGGTCATCCGAATTGCTTTGCCGGCTAAACGCCCTGGATATAGACAATAGACATGTCAAAAAAAGTGTAATAACCATATGAATATATGTAAACACATGACTATCTGACACAAGTTTATTAAGTATACGGTTCTAATCTAGATAAATATTTTTAATATTAGGCAGGTGCTCCCTCTACAAAGAAATGAACTCATGAAACAGACTTTCGCTCCGCTTTATCTATATCTGTACCTCTATACCTAATAATGAAGGGaggtgttttttttatttttttaatccgTTTACTCATATTATATTTTTTTAGATTTTCTTTATCTGAGGTGGAACTAATTTTTGTACACGCTCATCCAAAATAGTAATACGTTTTTGTTATTGGACTACGTTCATGTTATTGGGCTCAGGTTAAAAAGTTCTCCTTCCGTGACAAAACCACATGGAGGCAAAATATTTGCTTCAGTAAGGAATTGAAACTACAATCTTGTGTCCAATTCCTTATGAGGCTATCAACTGACCTAAGTCCGAAATCACTAGCTAAGGAGTACTCTTGCGGAGATCACTCAAacttcccttttttcgtagatccgtttattcaaaatattttatctcttaaaccgtgcgtccaaatctcgaaccgctttcgttGTTGGATTCTtcgcgtcaagatcttcaaaactagatcccatgttgatatgttttgatgaacttttttttcacaaaaaaaccgaacgaaaaaaccaaaccgggagcacggttttttccctttccgaaagaggcacacccgtgcctctgacgaaatcacaaccgtgcctctcgcgaaaaaaaaaacagaaaacacgttttttcctttccgaaagaggcacgcccgtgcctctcgcgaaagcacaaccgtacctCTCGTGGAAACAAAACCGTGCcactcgcgaaagaaaaaaaaacagaaaacacattttttttccgtttccaaggaggcacggccgtgactctcgcgaaagcacaatcgtgcctctNNNNNNNNNNNNNNNNNNNNNNNNNNNNNNNNNNNNNNNNNNNNNNNNNNNNNNNNNNNNNNNNNNNNNNNNNNNNNNNNNNNNNNNNNNNNNNNNNNNNNNNNNNNNNNNNNNNNNNNNNNNNNNNNNNNNNNNNNNNNNNNNNNNgtgcctctcgcgaaagaaaaaaaaacaaaaaacacgttttttcccgtttccaagaggcacggccgtgcctctcgcgaaagcacaaccgtgactctcgtgaaaacaaaaccgtgactctcgcgaaaaaaaatatgcgtttttttgcggaaaaaatttatttttttcgaatttatttttttggtcgaaaagctagggaagacctgTGGAAAACCAAAATATGAAAAAAGAAACCAAAAAAAACGTTTAAAAAAGCCAAAAACGTGtgcgaaaaataaaaaaacaaaatccgaagggagcgcccagagcgtgacacgtggcgaatgtctgagagcgcgccaagtggcgctgatcattgcgaggctcccgaagaagcgctcgttaGTTAGTTGCTCCCTCCTAAGTTGCCCTCTGTTTCACAAAAGCGAATGTACATCATGTTGAAGGGACGTCCTATTTGCCAAAcgttttgggccggcccatgtctgGGGCGGGACACAACCTgttttaatttttatttatttatttttcttctttacAATAATTGGGAATATCAAAAGTGCTCGTGATTTTGAAAATAATTGTTCACATAAACAGATAATGTTAACGATTTTGAAAATAAATGTTCAGGAAAACAAAAAATGTTCGTGTATTCTGAATATATTCTTGAATACAAATGTTTTTCAATAAATTCAAAAATGTTACCGAGTTTGAAAATTTGTTCCCAAATTTTATATTAGTTCActgattcaaaaatgttcattCACTTCAAAAATAATCGTCAAAACAAAATAAATGTTTGGTGAATTTCAAAAATTATtcccaaattttaaaaaatgtatgTCGGTTCAAAAACTGTTCGTCAACTCAAGAAATGCGTATGAGTTCCAAAAGatgttgaaaatttcaaaaaaaatcatgaattataaaaatgttcatatttACTAAAATGTTAGTGAATTCGAAAATTATTCAGGATTTCAAATAAAAATGTTTGTGTATTcaaaatatattcatgaatttgaaactTGTTTTTGTCTGTCAAAAAATGTTATGCTTTCCTAAAAAGTTAAGTAgttaattttttaaaaaatgtgcatgatttaaaaaaaagtaaaaataaaaaaaacatttgCTTGTTTCCAAAATGATCAcgaattgaaaaatgttcacgagcTTGTAAAAGCTTTCACGGATTTGATAAGAGATGAAATAGATGTGTGTTGGAAGGGGTGGTGTTGGGTAGTCTTTAGCCATGCTTACTATGCTAGGAGCTCATGATATTTTTTTTGTTGCACGCACGGGTATGTTTCCTAGTAACAATAAAGGAAGGTGAGTTTCTCTGATATTTTGTTTATTCAGCATATAGATTATTTTCGTCCATCGCGAGAAGCCGCTAAAATCTTCTATGTTAGAGGTGGTACTAAATTATATATGGACTGTCCAGCCTAACCTAGTCCGTTTAAGTGACAAATGTGGCCCCATTGCAGTCCAAGGGAGAGGTGGCAAAAATACCACCCGTAAATTATACTTCAATTGGTCAGCCCACCTAAGGCAAGGCACGACAAGCAGCCAGCCTACATATCCACCTAAGGTGTTGCAAAAAACTATCCTAATTTGGCAAAAAAAAAATTGCAGGTCTGAGGATTTAAACTCATGACCTCCCATCAAGTATATCGGCAAACAACTAAGCTAGATCGGCCCATGTTGATTTTGAAAAGTCGGGTTACGTATTAAATAGTACCACATCGCTCCCTTGCACCATACCTCACCAATTTGTATATCAAAATATGAGCATGAAGGAAAGGAATAAATTTGTCATGCGAAATCAAGAAGGAAGGAAAGGAAAGGAATTTCTAGACATCTAGGCCTCATTTGGTTGCAGTGTATCCCGAGGGGATCCCGGCCTTTTCCCTGGAAGGAAGCCACGGGCCGGCTTCGCCCCGGGCTGCCCAAATCGCCATTTGGTAGCGCATTGTCGGGAGGGACCCCCGCCCTTTCCATGGCCGtccctcgggagcgtttttctcgTCTCATCAGGTCGGGAAGGAAATCCACGAGAAGCGATGAGCCGATGACGCTGACTCAGATCCTCCTGAGCTTCTCCACGACTGCCCGCCCCTTCGACCCGGAGCTTCTGCCGcgagcgccccccccccacccccacccccaccccgcgcCCGAGAATGGCTACGGCCCAGGTGTTGTACTTCGGCAAGATGGGCTACCCCTCGTGACTCCTCTCTCCTCCGACGAACAACAACGAGACATCTAATCGAAAACTTAGCTCTTCGCTTCTTCAGTTGTTTGTTTCCCGGGTTGGGTTTCCCCGGTCTTCCGTCGGCCAAATGAGGATGCTGATCTTCCACGGGATGTCAATTTGCATAAGATGATTTCACCCCGGGGGGCTCTTTCCTGGGAATAGCTCCCCTAGCATCCAAATTAAGCCCTAGaacgtttcaaaaaaaaattaagcCCTAGAGTATCCCGTGGTGATGGGTGGcctgggagagagaggagggcaggagTAGGACCAGGCCCATAGGTGTGCAGACTGCGCGGCCCGCACAAAGCCCATAAATTTTGGGGTCTCCAATTTTTTTTTATATAGGCTTAGTATGTACTCTAGAAATATATGTACTCTAGAAATATATGCCCTCTGTTCCACAATATATGCCTTCTATTTGTcacatgttttagtatatatgtACATTCATTTTTAGACAAATGAAAGTCAAGTATTTTTAAATGGAGGGAGCTGGGCCTCGCATGGCGCTGGCCGTTGGCACGTCCGCGTGAGTCCGTCGAGCCTCCTCTGGTCGCTGCTCGATTGACTAAAAACAGGCCGCTGCTCGATCGATCGGCGGGGACTCTGAGATCGATCGCAAAAGCAAANNNNNNNNNNNNNNNNNNNNNNNNNNNNNNNNNNNNNNNNNNNNNNNNNNNNNNNNNNNNNNNNNNNNNNNNNNNNNNNNNNNNNNNNNNNNNNNNNNNNNNNNNNNNNNNNNNNNNNNNNNNNNNNNNNNNNNNNNNNNNNNNNNNNNNNNNNNNNNNNNNNNNNNNNNNNNNNNNNNNNNNNNNNNNNNNNNNNNNNNNNNNNNNNNNNNNNNNNNNNNNNNNNNNNNNNNNNNNNNNNNNNNNNNNNNNNNNNNNNNNNNNNNNNNNNNNNNNNNNNNNNNNNNNNNNNNNNNNNNNNNNNNNNNNNNNNNNNNNNNNNNNNNACACTTATTTCCCCAATCATGTTATTCTAGCTAAGACACCCCGTGAACACGGTAAAAATTAAAGCTGGGGAACGGGATCATCGGATCGATCGACGATAATTCCAGACTCCAGAGTGCCGGCGACGGGCGACACGGGCACAACTGCACAAGGCGACAATTCTTGGCGTCCTAGGTCCTACACCGGCCGGTTGTTGCCATCAGTCATCGACGTTCAGTTACTTAGAGCATCTCCCGCGGCGTTTCCAACAGGCTCCCATGCCATTTTTTGTCGCCGGCGCCCAAAAAACGGTTCAGTCGCGCCCTTCATGAGCCTGTTTTTTGTCAGTTTGGGCGAAAATTGGCGTCGGCGGACCCAGGCCTAACCCGGCGCGCTGGAGGTCACCTGGGGGCGCCGGGGAAAGCGTTTTGGCGCGAACGGGAATGGGTCCGCCGAGTTAGCGacacgccgcttcgtcgtcctcattgcCTCGGTTCTCGCGGGAATGagtgccaaagctgccgcgctgccgtgccggttagcctccattgatgcctcacgggcggcgcaatgAAGGCGCCGCGACGCGTGTCCCGCCCGCTCCCGCCACGCGTCGCCCGGCATGCAGGTTCTCACTGCCCCCGCTTTGGCTATAAAAGTCGACCTCCCCGCCGATGAACGCCACAGTCGCCACAACTCGCCTTCTCTCGCCTCGTCTCCCCACAGAAGCCACCTCTCCCCCTCTTCCCTCCGCCGACGAGCAATGGCTGAGCGGTACCCCAACGActccgcggcggcgaacggcttcggccggcgCCATCTCCACGAGGACAAGGCGCGCCTCCTGTACGAGGCTGACTAGCCGGCGCCCCCAGACATGCGGGTGCCGGGCTCGTGGAACTTGAGCGCCGACGGCGTCCGGTACCACCAGTGCCCATCGGGGCTGAATGACGGGccgagatcgcccgcatccgctcgTCGCTGATGCAGGCGCATCCAAACGAGCCGAGGTACTCCACCGACAGCCACACGATGTGGATGATGTACTTCGAGCACTGCCGCGAAGACCAGATCGCCTCCGCCAATGGCGTCATCCTCGCGGACGCCTCAACGCCGACGGGCGGCGctagtggtggggcgtgcccggccgcaccctcgaggccgtcctcgaccacatcgagaccggcaacacaccgcgcctcgagtacccgccgCGCCTGTCATTCTCTTCCCGCCGTGGCAGCTCTTGGACGCTGCAGCGAATggaggcgggtgtcggtgtcaaaaccggcgaatcttggttagggggtcccgaactgtgcgtctagggttgatggtaacaggaggcgggagacacgatgtttacccagattcgggccctctccatggaggtaataccctacttcctgcttgattgatcttcatgaatatgagtattacaagagttgatctaccacgagatcgtaatggctaaaaccctagaagtctagcccgtatgattataattgcccctacggactaagccctccgttttatatagacaccggagggaactagggttgtacaaagtcggttacagagaaaggaatcttcatatccgggcaccaagcttgccttccacgccaaggagagtcccattcggacacggaagggagtcttctgtcttgtatcttcacaacccaacagtccggcccatgctacatagtccggccgtccgaggaccccttaatccaggactccctcagcaggacCTCCTCATCATCGGGCTCCAGCTCGCTCTCCTCCGGCTCGCCggcgctccgccccgtcaagccggagccgcaGGAGACGCCGCTTGGGCGCCGCACCCGCACCGACGCCCTCGTCATCCATGAGGGCAACCGCCCCTCCCCACGTTCCCTCCGCCTAGTCCGGTCGAAGACTGAGCCGGGctgctccccgtgaagccggagcacgcggggatggccgccgccgccgagaccgccctcaagtgggcgaaggCGGACTATGTCCGCGAGAAGGTGGCGCGCCAGCGCCGGGCGTACGCGAAGATCAAGGCccggcgccgcggacgcgaggagggcggcatcgtcgtcctcgacagcgacgaggaggacgagcccAGGCCGTCCAACCCCCCGCGCGTCGGCGACCCTGGTAGGTTGCAGTACGACGGCGGTGACTACACCCAATTCTACAGGCTCATCGGCATgtagaaggcgggcggcggcctcggCGTAGTAGGGCTAGGCGTAGTTCTAGGCGTAATTTGCATGTTTCTATGTTTTTGTACAAATTTCAATGAAAAATCACCAAGTTCGTATCAGATCGCCGAGTTTGCGCGATTTTGGGGGCGACTTGGGAGCGACGACTGGGAATGCAATCGCCCCCACGCTGAAAGCAAACGCCGGTTCGGCCCCAGACGGcactttttcggcgtcctgggggccgaacggctggtgATGCTTTTAGTTCGCAGTGACACCAGGAATTAATCAGAGACAAACAGTAGTTGGCTAACCCTGTTTTTTTATATATAGATGCACTTGCCTATTATGTATTTCTCACTTGCACGGCTTGAAAAAACCTCCTTTCTGATTAACTTGGGCTCCTACTCCTAATTCCTAATTTGGCCCTGGAATTTCTCAGCCTGGTCCTGGGCAAGCTGCGTTGGTAGCCGAGCAGATGGTGCAAAAGTGTTTAACTGCGACACAACGGTCAGTGCTagagctgcctcgctgatctttCCGGTGGGTTCCAGCTGCTAGATCAGATTGTATTATCTTGCGCCTCATCCAAAGTCTTTGGTCCAACCGTAACTCTCtttatggctgcatgcatcgattgatgcagaggtcAAAGAtaaacctccttttcaaaaaaaaaaaaaaacataatTCTCAAAATGTAGCGGCCACGAAGATGGCGCAGTTCGAGCGAGAGGCCTTCCACGACGAGAGGTGTTGGTTGTGGTTAGCTGAGAACACGTGCTTGAGCTAGACGGGCCTCTTTGTTCCCCGACATGTGGAGGCGGTGGAAGAAAATGTTGCGTCTTCATGGCCGAAGGCCTAAGAGTATCTTCAGCAGCGCCCTCAACAGGCCCTTCTAGGCGTTTTTTTGTCGCCGGTGCAAAAAAAGCCCCAATCGTGCCCTTAGAAGCCTGTTTTTTTGCTGGTTtgggccaaaactggtgccggaggacccaggccaaacccggcgcactgggggcacCGGGGGACGCGGTTTTGGCGCGAACGGggatgggcccgccgagtcagcgagacgccgcttcgtcgtcctcatcgcttCGGTTctcgcgggaatcaatgccaaggctgccgctctgccgcgccg
This genomic window contains:
- the LOC123162654 gene encoding uncharacterized protein — encoded protein: MTACVLMVPALHIIHRLLSILVLQDSDGFLLLVLVVIVRKLRFYRLIGYISAKKSNIVLHFSPATALLVIWIAGHYIEGYCSDGFCGFGWMNYKLILLWFFIYILARLRLPGHGFPYDRIVKVAAQLIRLVLLCLVLLRLLVWFGPMGKLVLLSTLVRGNLQIPMALARIIFSYVWLVTKDIEVHGTENKNVKLAVQMLYTLVMCQGALYMLACILESSSFLYRRKLALHYGLTDKLGMESIDLYYEQAFDSFLQESVFDTTKKMSLVTFAVDSLNTKASREKKCAAVRILAAFLQNHTTSSSNDTKIISLITTSTKAATTLISMLGWTATEDADIQRFATKVTAHLAPNLRIVGIPGTMQKVSLLLDAQDQPIIQEVPAQVVVGNVDNQQITNASSSPIVDNNRRNNGRQQTRMRTALSFLPLDIEGGNAPVMASRSRSYQFLLFLMEGICRFGEHIEKLMSIPHKDSEHNDSLPVLGMQILEGLAHDLHNCAEISRAMELLPKIIGFINCITGTTAVQLDEITTSSLKLVAKLASINGKTGMTLRQEISENPFLFGNLTKILELEANPSYLEQSKLAMYIIAKIAKTSIDKKTRHKIGAFQVIIDKLVKEFLGDDENPLRAEAGEALAMLAMDCPGNCFAMLDETSYDLIGDLANKMEHGQHIYSVASLLQRLCQNSRELVLHHQGPNNALSSTLTVVLRRIVDAEGKLVEALISLASQICRAGIIPHSSANDQAFVTKLVAELNSRKKPSPDEFPDMRRMLVELTLSIVASCPRYALIFSQNGMMEALSNVECYMWLVVPEEQGALCAMVTKAKALIGVDTT